The Panicum hallii strain FIL2 chromosome 9, PHallii_v3.1, whole genome shotgun sequence genome has a window encoding:
- the LOC112873220 gene encoding uncharacterized protein LOC112873220, with protein MGEHLCKYGWTEDYTRWIYHGEGGRVREEAVRARVEEFDADAGVADMIEDYHEAQFAEGCMEEEPEASAKSFYDMFAAALKPVHRHIDVSQLDAIGRVIVLKSQFHLSRDAFDAMLTVFASLLPEGHILPKSMYESQKLLRALKMPYEKIHACSNGCVLFRKEYADDKYCPKCKASRYIEVDSDDGHKKQLNIPVKILRHLPCIPRIQRLYMSEEYAKQMRWHKTGKRYTRDKMVHPSDGEAWRHFDRMHPEKARDARNVRVALTTDGFNPYGELSAPYTCWPVFVIPLNLPPGVCFQRQNVLLSLIIPGHPGTKMGVFMEPLIDELIRSWEEGVLTYDRATKTNFKMHVWYLYSLHDFQAYGVFSGWDVQSKCPYPVCKEDLPFEWLRKGGKYSSFDKHRQFLPLDHPFRLDRKNFTKGVTVTELAPPIMTSAEVRRYVDGLVVKPQGGFEGYGQQHFWTHKSGLTRLPYYDDLLLPHNIDVMHTKKNIAEDIWGTLMDISGKTKDNVKARLDIATLCDRRKLEMQPPGRDEEEEEEEEVEDEVQEETHRETVLEEEEEEEETIEDASGSGVTSNVYLSGVGSKWRLEATSAT; from the exons ATGGGAGAACATCTCTGCAAGTATGGATGGACGGAGGATTATACCCGGTGGATCTACCACGGCGAGGGCGGACGAGTGAGAGAGGAGGCGGTGAGAGCACGCGTCGAGGAGTTTGATGCGGATGCTGGGGTAGCGGACATGATAGAGGACTATCACGAGGCACAATTTGCTGAAGGGTGTAtggaggaggagccagaggcaAGCGCGAAGTCGTTCTATGACATGTTTGCCGCTGCGTTGAAACCCGTTCATAGGCATATAGATGTTTCTCAAttggatgccattggacgcgTAATAGTGTTGAAGTCGCAGTTTCATCTGAGCAGAGACGCCTTCGATGCTATGTTGACGGTTTTTGCCAGTCTACTTCCGGAGGGTCACATTCTGCCGAAGAGTATGTATGAGTCACAGAAACTCCTGCGcgcactcaagatgccgtatgagAAGATTCATGCTTGTTCGAATGGATGTGTATTGTTCCGTAAAGAATACGCGGATGATAAATACTGTCCTAAGTGCAAAGCTTCTAGGTACATTGAGGTTGACTCAGATGATGGCCACAAGAAGCAGCTTAACATCCCCGTCAAAATCTTGCGGCATCTTCCTTGCATACCGAGGATCCAACGGTTATACATGAGCGAAGAGTATGCGAAGCAGATGAGATGGCACAAAACTGGTAAACGGTACACTCGTGACAAGATGGTGCATCCgtccgatggtgaagcatggagACATTTTGATCGCATGCATCCTGAGAAGGCTAGAGATGCCCGTAATGTGCGTGTTGCGTTGACAACGGATGGATTCAATCCTTATGGTGAATTGTCTGCCCCATACACATGTTGGCCGGTGTTTGTTATACCACTCAACCTTCCTCCCGGAGTATGCTTTCAGCGACAGAATGTATTGTTGTCTTTGATCattcctggacacccggggactaaaatgggtgtgttcatggagcctctcATTGATGAGTTGATCCGTTCTTGGGAAGAAGGTGTGTTGACATACGATCGAGCTACAAAGACAAACTTCAAGATGCATGTGTGGTACTTGTACTCCCTGCATGATTTTCAAGCGTATGGGGTATTTAGTGGCTGGGATGTCCAAAGTAAATGTCCATATCCAGTTTGTAAGGAGGATCTTCCGTTCGAGTGGCTGCGGAAGGGTGGCAAGTACTCGTCGTTCGACAAACATCGACAATTCCTACCTCTTGACCATCCATTCAGATTGGATCGCAAGAATTTTACCAAAGGTGTCACCGTGACAGAGCTTGCACCTCCTATCATGACCAGCGCCGAAGTTCGTCGGTATGTAGATGGTCTTGTGGTCAAACCACAAGGTGGCTTTGAGGGATACGGTCAGCAACATTTCTGGACTCATAAGTCTGGTTTGACTCGATTGCCCTATTATGATgatcttcttcttccacatAACATTGATGTAATGCATACTAAAAAGAATATTGCTGAGGATATTTGGGGAACACTCATGGACATTTCCGGTAAGACAAAGGACAACGTTAAAGCTAGACTGGACATAGCAACGTTGTGTGATAGACGGAAACTGGAGATGCAGCCTCCTGGTCGCG atgaggaggaggaggaggaggaggaggtggaggatgAGGTCCAGGAGGAGACACATCGGGAGACGGTccttgaggaggaggaggaggaggaggagacgatAGAGGATGCTTCTGGTTCTGGCGTTACCTCCAACGTCTACTTAAGTG GAGTTGGGTCAAAGTGGCGCCTGGAAGCCACAAGCGCCACGTGA
- the LOC112873221 gene encoding LOW QUALITY PROTEIN: putative flavin-containing monooxygenase 2 (The sequence of the model RefSeq protein was modified relative to this genomic sequence to represent the inferred CDS: inserted 2 bases in 1 codon): MAEQRSKKKVVIVGTGVSGLAACKHLLDRGFHPVVFEADTVLGGVWAHTPDCTVLQTPKTLYQYSDFPWPEDVTEVFPDXLYQYLNAYATRFGVMECVRFGRRVVGMEFDGVGEDAVDAWDEWAGNGTAFGDGAGQWRLEVANAEGRVERVGHMNLQARDIEVA; encoded by the exons AtggcggagcagaggagcaaGAAGAAGGTGGTGATCGTGGGCACCGGCGTGAGCGGCCTGGCCGCATGCAAGCACCTCCTAGACCGGGGATTCCACCCCGTGGTATTCGAAGCCGACACCGTGCTCGGCGGCGTGTGGGCGCACACGCCGGACTGCACGGTGCTGCAGACGCCGAAGACGCTGTACCAGTACTCGGACTTCCCGTGGCCGGAGGACGTCACCGAGGTGTTCCCAGA GCTGTACCAGTACCTCAACGCCTATGCGACTCGCTTTGGTGTGATGGAGTGCGTCCGGTTCGGGAGACGGGTGGTTGGCATGGAGTTCGACGGTGTCGGAGAGGACGCCGTCGACGCTTGGGATGAGTGGGCTGGGAATGGCACGGCGTTCGGCGATGGCGCCGGCCAGTGGCGGCTCGAGGTTGCGAACGCCGAGGGACGCGTCGAG AGAGTCGGGCATATGAATCTGCAGGCACGAGACATCGAGGTAGCGTGA